One Anguilla rostrata isolate EN2019 chromosome 15, ASM1855537v3, whole genome shotgun sequence genomic window carries:
- the zic2a gene encoding zinc finger protein ZIC 2a — MLLDAGHQFPGLGVGTFARHHSSSEMQDRDLSLAQNSFVDSAHMGAFKLNHDLSPGQTSAFTSQAAGYPAAALGAHAAHVTSYASSPFNSTREFLFRSRGFGDSSPAGSQHALFGPAAGSLHHSHTDGQGHILFPGIHDQHGSHGSPNVLNGQMRLGLPGEVFGRSDQYHQVSSPRADPYSAAQLHNQYGSMNMNMGMNMAAHHHPGAFFRYMRQQCIKQELICKWVDPEQLSNPKKSCNKTFSTMHELVTHVSVEHVGGPEQSNHICFWEECTRESKPFKAKYKLVNHIRVHTGEKPFPCPFPGCGKVFARSENLKIHKRTHTGEKPFQCEFEGCDRRFANSSDRKKHMHVHTSDKPYLCKMCDKSYTHPSSLRKHMKVHESSPTASDSSPAASSGYESSTPPGLVSPSTETHNNNNLSPASAVHNNSGHSSLSSNFSEWYV, encoded by the exons atgttattggaCGCTGGTCACCAGTTCCCTGGTTTGGGAGTTGGCACGTTTGCCAGGCATCATTCGTCAAGCGAAATGCAGGACAGAGACTTGAGTTTAGCGCAGAATAGCTTTGTCGATTCTGCGCACATGGGCGCCTTCAAATTGAACCACGATCTCTCCCCTGGACAGACCTCCGCGTTCACCTCTCAGGCGGCCGGTTACCCCGCTGCGGCGCTGGGCGCGCACGCCGCTCACGTCACATCGTACGCCAGCTCGCCTTTTAACTCTACTCGGGAGTTCCTCTTTCGGAGCCGCGGCTTCGGAGACTCGTCTCCGGCGGGCAGCCAGCATGCCCTCTTCGGCCCCGCGGCGGGGTCTCTCCATCACTCCCACACGGACGGCCAGGGCCACATATTGTTCCCGGGGATCCACGATCAGCACGGATCCCACGGCTCTCCGAACGTGCTGAACGGACAAATGCGGCTTGGACTACCGGGGGAAGTTTTTGGTCGGTCGGATCAATATCACCAGGTCTCCAGTCCGCGGGCCGACCCTTACTCCGCAGCCCAGCTCCACAATCAGTACGGCTCCATGAATATGAACATGGGTATGAATATGGCAGCCCATCACCACCCCGGAGCCTTCTTCCGCTACATGCGGCAGCAGTGCATCAAGCAAGAGCTCATCTGCAAGTGGGTCGACCCGGAGCAGCTCAGCAACCCGAAGAAGAGTTGCAATAAAACTTTCAGCACCATGCACGAGCTGGTGACTCACGTCTCCGTGGAGCACGTCGGCGGACCGGAGCAGAGCAACCACATCTGCTTCTGGGAAGAGTGCACGCGCGAGAGCAAACCTTTCAAAGCCAAATATAAATTGGTCAATCACATCCGAGTGCACACGGGAGAAAAGCCCTTTCCCTGCCCGTTTCCTGGATGTGGAAAGGTCTTCGCGCGATCGGAAAACTTGAAGATACACAAACGGACGCATACAG GAGAGAAACCCTTCCAGTGCGAGTTTGAAGGCTGCGACAGACGCTTCGCCAACAGCAGCGATCGTAAGaagcacatgcacgtgcacacttCGGACAAGCCCTATCTGTGCAAAATGTGCGACAAGTCCTACACGCACCCCAGTTCTCTGAGAAAGCACATGAAG GTGCATGAGTCGTCTCCCACGGCATCAGACTCGTCGCCCGCGGCCAGCTCCGGCTACGAGTCATCGACGCCCCCTGGCCTGGTGTCTCCGTCCACAGAGacccacaacaacaacaatctgTCGCCCGCGTCAGCTGTTCACAATAACAGCGGACACAGCAGCCTGTCGTCCAATTTCAGTGAATGGTATGTTTAG
- the LOC135240828 gene encoding zinc finger protein ZIC 5-like, with product MEPPLSKRNPALRLADLAATQPLPHQSVTGFPGIGGHHPHSHHAHLHPGEVGNDPGVALTPFGPEHMAQTNALKLSPSQHIQSHPEAQTAASFTPSQTTVGFPVAHPHSSYATNRDYILRRELSASAMHALGDQHSSASSPHHHGMFISPTGAYGHAEGGAHPLFSGLHDQAAPVAHHHHALNGQMRLGLPGDIYGRPEHFGHRPEHYGPSSINSYNSMNLNVNIASAPHGAAGAFLRYMRQPIKQELICKWIDQEQTSKKPCSKTFSTMHELVNHVTVEHVGGPEQSTHVCFWEECPREGKAFKAKYKLINHIRVHTGEKPFPCPFPGCGKVFARSENLKIHKRTHTGEKPFKCEFDGCDRKFANSSDRKKHSHVHTSDKPYYCKVRGCDKSYTHPSSLRKHMKVHCKSPPPPSADAETYHSITSSLGTALPPTPEPRRSRSANLSPQVTNLNEWYVCQGSAGPNNLHTPSSDVPTSDSEGEDSFRNSDPRTML from the exons ATGGAGCCCCCTTTGAGCAAGAGGAATCCGGCGCTAAGATTAGCGGATTTGGCAGCGACTCAACCCCTTCCTCATCAGAGTGTGACAGGCTTCCCGGGGATAGGGGGGCATCACCCTCACTCCCACCATGCCCACCTCCACCCTGGGGAGGTGGGCAACGACCCCGGAGTGGCACTCACTCCGTTCGGACCCGAGCACATGGCACAGACAAATGCTCTCAAACTCAGTCCATCTCAGCACATTCAGAGCCACCCCGAAGCCCAGACGGCGGCATCTTTCACTCCTTCGCAGACCACAGTTGGTTTCCCCGTGGCTCACCCCCACTCAAGCTACGCCACCAACAGGGACTACATCCTCAGGAGAGAGCTCTCGGCCTCTGCTATGCACGCGCTTGGCGACCAGCATAGttccgcctcctccccccatcaCCATGGCATGTTCATCTCCCCAACAGGTGCTTATGGGCACGCGGAAGGTGGTGCCCATCCTCTTTTCTCTGGACTTCACGATCAAGCGGCACCCGTGGCCCATCATCACCACGCTCTGAACGGGCAGATGCGCTTGGGTCTTCCGGGGGACATTTACGGAAGGCCGGAGCACTTCGGCCACAGGCCCGAGCACTATGGACCGTCCTCCATCAACAGCTACAACTCCATGAACTTAAATGTGAACATCGCTTCAGCTCCTCACGGAGCGGCGGGGGCGTTTTTACGGTATATGAGGCAGCCCATCAAGCAAGAGTTAATCTGCAAATGGATTGACCAGGAACAAACTTCAAAGAAGCCCTGCTCCAAAACTTTCAGCACCATGCACGAGCTGGTTAACCATGTCACCGTGGAGCACGTCGGGGGACCGGAGCAGAGCACGCACGTTTGTTTCTGGGAAGAGTGTCCGCGAGAGGGGAAAGCTTTTAAGGCGAAGTACAAACTGATAAATCACATCCGAGTTCACACGGGAGAGAAACCGTTCCCTTGCCCGTTCCCAGGTTGTGGAAAAGTGTTTGCTCGCTCGGAAAACCTAAAGATCCACAAGCGGACACACACAG GGGAGAAgccatttaaatgtgaatttgacGGATGCGACAGAAAATTCGCCAACAGCAGCGACAGGAAGAAGCACTCTCACGTGCACACGAGCGACAAGCCGTACTACTGCAAAGTGAGAGGCTGCGACAAGTCCTACACGCACCCCAGCTCCCTGCGAAAACACATGAAGGTTCACTGCAAGtcgcctccccccccgtccgccGACGCCGAGACGTACCACTCCATCACCAGCTCGCTCGGAACGGCCCTCCCGCCGACCCCCGAGCCTCGCAGGAGCCGCTCGGCGAATCTCTCTCCTCAGGTTACCAACCTCAACGAGTGGTATGTGTGCCAGGGGAGCGCGGGACCTAACAATCTTCACACGCCGTCCAGCGACGTGCCGACGTCGGACTCGGAAGGGGAGGACTCTTTTCGTAACTCTGATCCAAGGACGATGCTCTGA